Sequence from the Pontibacter pudoricolor genome:
AAAGCCCTACAATTTTATACCCTGCTTCCGGCACACGCGTCATTTCCATGCGGCCTTTAGCGCCCACAAACAGTATCTCAGACTCAGGGCTAATTGCCTTGATCTGATTCGCAATGGCTACAGCCGGATAAATGTGTCCGCCGGTGCCTCCGCCACTGATAATGATGCGATATGGTCTGTGGGTATTAGGCATTTACCGGAACTTTAGCATTAATACCCGCTGCAGCGCCAACTGCTGCACTTTTAAATTCACTATCTGTGCGGCTCACGCTGAGAATAATCCCAAGCGATATACCTGTAAAGATCAAAGATGTACCACCCATACTTAAGAGCGGCAACGGCAAACCCGTGATCGGGCCCAGCCCAACAGCTACTCCCATGTTGATCATGCCTTGTATTACCAGGCTGAAACTTAAACCGGCAGAAAGCAATCCGCCGAAGGCTCCTGTACTATTAACCACTGTAACCATGCCCCGGTAGAGCAAAGCCAGGTAAAGAAATAACACGGAAGCCCCTCCGATCAAACCATATTCTTCTAAAATAATAGCGAAAATAAAGTCAGAGTAAGGGTGCGGAAGAATATCGCGCTGATCGCTGTTTCCTGGTCCTTTACCTACTACACCGCCTGTTGCAATAGCAATGTAAGACTGCTCTAACTGGAAAGGCGTTTCTGATTTATCTAAGAAAGCTTCTACCCGGCTAACCGCTGTCCCCAATCGCTGACCAACTGCCAGGGCTCCGCCACCAACTATAATTACGATCACGAAAACTGTAGCCAGGTATTTGAACGGCACCCGACCGATAAACATAAGCAGCATGCAGGTAGCAAATAACAACACCGCTGTTGATGTATTCGTCAGCGCTATCAAAGCACAAATGGCCACTGTCCAGATCATCATCGGAACCAGCGTTTTGCGCCAGTCTTTCACCTGCAACTGTACTTTTGCCAGCATGCTCGCCAGGTAAGAGATCAGCGCTAGTTTGGCTAAATCCGAAGGCTGGAATGTCTGGTTTATAACCGGTATAGTTATCCAGCGCGAAGCATCGTTGATGTTAGAACCCCAGAAAAAGGCAAAGAGAAGCAACGGCACGGATAGCACCAGCGCTACCAGCGATAACCTGGAATAATAACGGTAATTGATCTTATGTGCAGCCCACATGAACGCCATTCCGATAAAGATCAGTGCCGAATGTTTCAGCAGGAAATACTCGGTGTTGCCTTCATGCGATTTATAGGCAAGCGTACCTGTGGCAGAATACACCACCGCCACGCTCAAAAGCGAGAACATCAGAACGATACCCCACAATACAGGATCGCCCTTCAGGTTTTTCTGTAACCACTGCTTTACCATAACCTTTGGCTAAAAATTGTTATGCTTATTTCTTTAAAACTATTTTATCTACTGCCTCTTTAAAGCGCTGCCCTCTGTGCTCATAGTTATCGAACAGATCAAAACTGGCACATGCCGGCGAGAGCAATACTACATCTCCGGGTACAGCCAGCAGTTTTGCCATGCGCACTGCGTATTCTATTGAATCTGTCTCAGCGATAATTGGAACCACCTTGTTAAAAGAGCGCTCCAGTTTTTTATTATCCTTGCCCAGACAGATCAACACTTTCACTTTTTCACGGGCAAGCTCTTCCAGCGTACTATAGTCGTTTCCTTTATCCACGCCGCCCGCTATCCAGATGATCGGCTGTTTTATTCCTTCCAATGCGTACCAAACGGCTTCAACATTGGTCGCTTTCGAGTCGTTTATGTAACTAACATCTTTAGCCACGCCAACCAACTGCAAACGATGGTCGGCATTCTGGAATGTCTCCAGGGCCTGCGCTATAGTTTCGTCAGACACTTGCAGCAGTTTTGCAACTGCGGCGGCTGCCATGGTATTGTACTGGTTATGCTTCCCGATGAGGCTGGATCTTGATGCATCCACTTTCCCCTCGAAGTAGTTGATATCCAGTTTTATAGTTGATCCCTCAAACCTCACTTTGGCGCCTTCAGCACCTTCCAGCGAAAATGGTATAGTTGTACCCCCGAATGCGGCTGAATCAAATGCTTTTTTAATATTCTGGTCATCTGCATTATAGATGAAGTAATCACTGCCCGTCATGTTCTGAGCCACACGCAGTTTTGAAGCTGCATAGTTCTCCATACTATAGCCGTAGCGGTCCAGATGATCTGGCGTAATATTCAGTAAGACAGCTATATTCGCTTTGAACTGGTACATATTGTCCAGCTGAAAGCTGCTTAGCTCCACCACGTAATAATCGTGCTTGTTATCGATCACTTTTTCTGCCAGGCTCTCTCCTATGTTACCCGCCAGGCCAACATTCAGGCCGGCACTTTTTAACAGGTGATAAGTCAGCAGTGTAGTCGTCGTTTTGCCATTTGTACCGGTAATGCAGATGAACTTTGCATCGGTATAGCGACCTGCAAACTCTATCTCTGAGATGACCGGTATCTGTCTTTTGGCTGCTTCTTGTATAACTGGAGCTTTATCAGGAATGCCAGGACTTTTAATGATTTCGTTAGCATCTAGAATATTGGTTAGGGTGTGTGTGCCTTCTTCAAATGGTATGGCCGCTGTTGCCAGCTTTGCTTTATACTCGTCTTTGACCTGCCCCATATCCGACACAAACACATCAAGCCCTTTGGCCTGTGCCAGTAATGCGGCTCCAACGCCACTTTCTCCCGCTCCAAGTATAGCTATCTTCATTTTTCTCTCTTATTCCGGTTAGCGAAGTTTTAAAGTTGCCA
This genomic interval carries:
- a CDS encoding FtsW/RodA/SpoVE family cell cycle protein; protein product: MVKQWLQKNLKGDPVLWGIVLMFSLLSVAVVYSATGTLAYKSHEGNTEYFLLKHSALIFIGMAFMWAAHKINYRYYSRLSLVALVLSVPLLLFAFFWGSNINDASRWITIPVINQTFQPSDLAKLALISYLASMLAKVQLQVKDWRKTLVPMMIWTVAICALIALTNTSTAVLLFATCMLLMFIGRVPFKYLATVFVIVIIVGGGALAVGQRLGTAVSRVEAFLDKSETPFQLEQSYIAIATGGVVGKGPGNSDQRDILPHPYSDFIFAIILEEYGLIGGASVLFLYLALLYRGMVTVVNSTGAFGGLLSAGLSFSLVIQGMINMGVAVGLGPITGLPLPLLSMGGTSLIFTGISLGIILSVSRTDSEFKSAAVGAAAGINAKVPVNA
- the murD gene encoding UDP-N-acetylmuramoyl-L-alanine--D-glutamate ligase, producing the protein MKIAILGAGESGVGAALLAQAKGLDVFVSDMGQVKDEYKAKLATAAIPFEEGTHTLTNILDANEIIKSPGIPDKAPVIQEAAKRQIPVISEIEFAGRYTDAKFICITGTNGKTTTTLLTYHLLKSAGLNVGLAGNIGESLAEKVIDNKHDYYVVELSSFQLDNMYQFKANIAVLLNITPDHLDRYGYSMENYAASKLRVAQNMTGSDYFIYNADDQNIKKAFDSAAFGGTTIPFSLEGAEGAKVRFEGSTIKLDINYFEGKVDASRSSLIGKHNQYNTMAAAAVAKLLQVSDETIAQALETFQNADHRLQLVGVAKDVSYINDSKATNVEAVWYALEGIKQPIIWIAGGVDKGNDYSTLEELAREKVKVLICLGKDNKKLERSFNKVVPIIAETDSIEYAVRMAKLLAVPGDVVLLSPACASFDLFDNYEHRGQRFKEAVDKIVLKK